A single Candidatus Auribacterota bacterium DNA region contains:
- a CDS encoding TraR/DksA C4-type zinc finger protein gives MGKAKKERGEATGKKRAGDAGLKKKHAAAKRPPGKQKTPLSSAALRKFRNLLIEHKERIMRDVVTLHDTHLHSSQRDATGDLSGYSLHMADMGTDTYDREFGLAVATTEGNLVYLIDLALRRIEEKTYGLCETCGKSIRVERLKAVPWARLCIACKEAEETEGGNPEWQPS, from the coding sequence ATGGGAAAGGCAAAGAAGGAACGCGGGGAGGCAACGGGGAAGAAGCGCGCGGGAGATGCCGGCCTGAAGAAAAAACATGCCGCGGCGAAGAGGCCGCCCGGCAAGCAGAAGACGCCGCTCTCCTCCGCCGCGCTCAGGAAGTTCAGAAATTTGCTCATCGAACACAAAGAGAGGATCATGCGGGATGTGGTGACGCTCCACGATACCCATCTCCACAGCTCCCAACGTGACGCGACGGGTGATCTGTCGGGCTACTCGCTGCACATGGCGGACATGGGGACGGACACCTATGACAGGGAGTTCGGACTCGCCGTGGCCACCACCGAGGGGAATCTCGTCTACCTCATCGATCTTGCCCTCAGGCGCATTGAGGAAAAGACCTATGGGCTCTGCGAAACGTGCGGCAAGTCGATAAGGGTGGAGCGGCTCAAGGCGGTACCGTGGGCGAGGCTGTGCATTGCCTGCAAGGAGGCGGAAGAGACCGAGGGGGGAAACCCTGAATGGCAACCTTCCTAA